In Halobaculum sp. XH14, a single genomic region encodes these proteins:
- the mutS gene encoding DNA mismatch repair protein MutS, whose protein sequence is MVTGAPAKMLDRRDELTPMLAQYVDLAEEYDDAVLLFRVGDFYKAFCETADEVARVCELTRIEREDSTGTYTACGIPVDNAAKYLDRLLEAEFRLAVADQVEDPEETNGLVDRAVTQVITPGTVVDDELLAAGSNTYVACVTRGGTGNAAEVGARGGYQDAGEVRGDAEPHPEPEYGLAHVDVSTGECAATAGSLAEVREELARIAPAELLTGPSVGAADEVDAAEGVDTDDEVDATALADGAMVTDYDPAVFEPDAASDRLDAYADPGRFDPAAATAAGALLAYAEWAQGDDGPLGHVNRVRRYDPRRSLRIDATALRGLELFETHAGGGATLFDTLDETRSALGRRRLRAWLRRPLLDRERVEARHDAVAAFADHTLVREEVRDLLGEAYDLERLVGRVTRGRADARDLRSLHATLEAVPEIRDALAEAPELDSLRDSLDPLADLRERIDDAVVEDPPTDVTDGGLIRDGFDADLDDVRGTAREGREWVANLESSERERTGIDNLEVGYNRVHGYYIEVTNGRLDAVPDDYTRRQTLKNSERFYTPELKRREDEILGAEERADRLEYELFTDVRAEVAAEAERIQGLADAIARVDALSALATAAVERNYARPELGADGVFVEGGRHPVVERTEPEFVPNDADLPTGTVALVTGPNMSGKSTYMRQVALCVVLAQAGSFVPAQSARLPVVDRVFTRVGASDDIAGGESTFMREMRELTDILHDATGDSLVVLDEVGRGTATTDGRAIARAAVEFLHDELEATALFATHYHDLTELAGERERVRNLHFAATREGGDVTFLHRAKPGAAAASYGVEVAELAGVPDAVVDRARALVDGEDGGVGADATGADGTGADAAGDAGGDPAQRTLDELGPGTDRPREELTDAERETLAALRATDVADTTPIEALNRLNDLQRLLEADD, encoded by the coding sequence ATGGTAACGGGCGCGCCGGCGAAGATGCTCGATCGCCGGGACGAACTCACGCCCATGCTCGCCCAGTACGTCGACCTCGCCGAGGAGTACGACGACGCCGTCCTCCTGTTCCGCGTCGGCGACTTCTACAAGGCGTTCTGTGAAACCGCCGACGAGGTCGCCCGGGTCTGTGAACTCACGCGCATCGAGCGCGAGGACTCGACGGGCACCTACACCGCCTGTGGCATCCCCGTCGACAACGCCGCCAAGTACCTCGACCGCCTGCTCGAGGCCGAGTTCCGCCTCGCGGTCGCCGACCAGGTCGAGGACCCCGAGGAGACGAACGGCCTCGTCGACCGCGCGGTCACGCAGGTCATCACCCCCGGCACGGTGGTCGACGACGAACTGCTCGCGGCCGGGTCGAACACGTACGTGGCCTGTGTGACCCGAGGCGGCACCGGTAACGCCGCCGAGGTGGGTGCCCGAGGCGGCTACCAGGACGCCGGCGAGGTGCGTGGCGACGCGGAGCCCCACCCCGAACCCGAGTACGGCCTCGCCCACGTCGACGTCTCGACGGGCGAATGTGCCGCGACCGCCGGCAGCCTCGCCGAGGTCCGCGAGGAACTGGCACGGATCGCCCCCGCGGAACTCCTGACCGGACCCAGCGTCGGGGCGGCCGACGAGGTGGATGCGGCCGAAGGCGTGGACACCGACGACGAGGTGGACGCCACTGCCCTCGCCGACGGCGCGATGGTCACCGACTACGACCCGGCCGTCTTCGAGCCCGACGCCGCCAGCGACCGACTCGACGCCTACGCCGACCCGGGACGGTTCGACCCCGCGGCTGCGACCGCCGCGGGCGCGCTGCTCGCCTACGCCGAGTGGGCGCAGGGCGACGACGGCCCGCTCGGGCACGTCAACCGCGTCCGGCGGTACGACCCCCGGCGGAGCCTCCGGATCGACGCGACCGCGCTCCGCGGCCTGGAGCTGTTCGAGACGCACGCCGGCGGCGGCGCGACGCTGTTCGACACGCTCGACGAGACGCGCTCCGCGCTCGGCCGCCGCCGCCTCCGGGCGTGGCTCCGTCGACCTCTCCTCGACCGCGAGCGGGTCGAAGCCCGCCACGACGCGGTCGCGGCGTTCGCCGACCACACGCTCGTCCGCGAGGAAGTCCGGGACCTGCTCGGGGAGGCGTACGACCTCGAACGGCTCGTCGGTCGCGTGACCCGTGGCCGGGCCGACGCGCGGGACCTGCGGTCGCTCCACGCGACGCTCGAGGCGGTGCCCGAGATCAGGGACGCGCTCGCGGAGGCACCCGAACTCGACTCCCTCCGCGACTCGCTCGACCCGCTCGCGGACCTGCGTGAGCGCATCGACGACGCGGTCGTCGAGGACCCGCCGACCGACGTCACCGACGGCGGGCTCATCCGCGACGGCTTCGACGCCGACCTCGACGACGTTCGGGGGACCGCGCGCGAGGGGCGCGAGTGGGTGGCGAACCTCGAGTCCTCCGAGCGCGAGCGGACCGGCATCGACAACCTGGAAGTGGGCTACAACCGCGTCCACGGCTACTACATCGAGGTGACGAACGGGCGGCTCGACGCCGTGCCCGACGACTACACCCGCCGGCAGACGCTCAAGAACTCCGAGCGGTTCTACACGCCCGAACTGAAGCGCCGCGAGGACGAGATTCTCGGCGCCGAGGAGCGCGCGGACCGGCTGGAGTACGAACTGTTCACCGACGTCCGGGCCGAGGTCGCCGCCGAGGCCGAGCGGATCCAGGGGCTCGCGGACGCCATCGCCCGCGTCGACGCGCTGTCCGCGCTCGCGACCGCCGCGGTCGAGCGGAACTACGCCCGGCCCGAACTCGGCGCGGACGGCGTCTTCGTCGAGGGGGGCCGCCACCCGGTCGTCGAGCGCACCGAACCCGAGTTCGTCCCGAACGACGCCGACCTGCCGACGGGAACGGTCGCGCTCGTCACCGGCCCGAACATGAGCGGGAAGTCGACGTACATGCGCCAGGTCGCGCTCTGCGTCGTGCTCGCGCAGGCCGGGTCGTTCGTCCCCGCCCAGTCGGCCCGCCTGCCCGTCGTCGACCGCGTGTTCACCCGCGTCGGGGCGAGCGACGACATCGCGGGCGGCGAGTCGACGTTCATGCGCGAGATGCGCGAACTGACCGACATCCTCCACGACGCGACCGGCGACTCGCTGGTCGTCCTCGACGAGGTGGGTCGCGGCACCGCCACCACCGACGGCCGGGCCATCGCCCGCGCCGCCGTCGAGTTCCTCCACGACGAACTCGAGGCGACCGCGCTGTTTGCGACCCACTACCACGACCTCACCGAACTCGCCGGCGAGCGCGAGCGCGTCCGGAACCTCCACTTCGCGGCGACCCGCGAGGGCGGCGACGTGACGTTCCTCCACCGCGCGAAACCCGGGGCGGCGGCCGCCTCCTACGGCGTCGAGGTCGCGGAACTGGCCGGCGTCCCCGACGCGGTGGTGGATCGGGCGCGGGCGCTCGTCGACGGCGAGGATGGCGGAGTCGGCGCGGACGCCACGGGTGCCGACGGGACGGGTGCGGACGCGGCCGGGGACGCCGGCGGCGACCCGGCCCAGCGCACCCTCGACGAACTGGGTCCCGGGACCGACCGGCCACGGGAGGAACTCACCGACGCCGAGCGCGAGACGCTCGCGGCGTTGCGAGCCACGGACGTTGCGGACACGACCCCCATCGAGGCGCTGAACCGGCTGAACGACCTGCAGCGGCTGCTCGAGGCCGATGACTGA
- the mutL gene encoding DNA mismatch repair endonuclease MutL — translation MTDSASTGTDSVRELDGDTVERIAAGEVITRPARVVAELVENALDAGAERIDVAVDGDGTERIRVADDGHGMGRADAALAVEPHTTSKIRDASDLAVADSLGFRGEALASVADAGTLELTTNADGSGGEGDASDGTGRTGEGDVGTRVRVADGETTVADAGRARGTTVEVTDLFADRPARRESLASPAREFGCVSELVADYALARPEVAFSLSHDGRETLRTPGTGTTDALVAVYDREAAGHATAFDHRAELGSRIELRAEGALVAPAVTRSTREHVHLAVNGRPVTNEALRRAVVAGYGTLLPSGREPVAVVRLSLPAAAVDANVHPAKERVALREGDAVADAVETGVRDALTTADLRRSGEVAMDLDSSLAPVEGADSEFADATVIGQFRDLYVLCETDDGLLVVDQHAAHERVNFERLRAALADEAVPSAEVDPAATVSLDPGAAAAVEGNADALAELGFAFDRFGGTTYRVTGAPAPLGRVADADALGETAASLDGGEADPREAALADLACHPSLKAGDALDRETASRLVERLGECEQPHACPHGRPTTLTVGEATLADGFERHGRR, via the coding sequence ATGACTGACTCCGCGAGCACCGGTACCGATTCCGTCCGGGAACTCGACGGCGACACGGTCGAGCGCATCGCCGCCGGCGAGGTGATCACCCGACCCGCCCGCGTCGTCGCCGAACTCGTCGAGAACGCGCTCGACGCCGGGGCCGAGCGGATCGACGTCGCGGTCGACGGCGACGGCACCGAGCGAATCCGCGTCGCCGACGACGGCCACGGAATGGGCCGGGCCGACGCCGCGCTCGCGGTCGAACCGCACACGACGAGCAAGATTCGTGACGCGAGCGACCTCGCGGTCGCCGACAGCCTCGGCTTCCGCGGCGAGGCGCTCGCCAGCGTCGCCGACGCGGGGACGCTCGAACTGACGACGAACGCGGACGGGAGCGGCGGGGAGGGGGACGCGAGCGACGGCACGGGGCGGACCGGCGAGGGCGACGTCGGCACCCGCGTCCGCGTCGCCGACGGCGAGACGACGGTCGCGGACGCGGGCCGGGCGCGGGGGACGACCGTCGAGGTGACGGACCTGTTCGCCGACCGGCCCGCCCGCCGGGAGTCGCTCGCCTCGCCGGCCAGGGAGTTCGGGTGCGTCTCGGAACTGGTCGCGGACTACGCGCTGGCTCGGCCCGAGGTGGCGTTCTCGCTCTCCCACGACGGCCGCGAGACGCTCCGGACGCCGGGCACCGGCACGACCGACGCGCTCGTCGCGGTGTACGACCGCGAGGCCGCCGGGCACGCGACGGCGTTCGACCACCGGGCCGAACTCGGTTCCCGGATCGAACTCCGCGCGGAGGGCGCGCTCGTCGCGCCGGCCGTCACGCGCTCGACCCGCGAGCACGTCCACCTCGCGGTGAACGGCCGGCCGGTGACGAACGAGGCGCTCCGCCGCGCCGTTGTCGCGGGGTACGGCACGCTGCTCCCCTCGGGCCGCGAACCGGTCGCGGTCGTCCGCCTCTCGCTCCCCGCCGCGGCCGTCGACGCGAACGTCCACCCGGCGAAGGAGCGCGTCGCGCTCCGCGAGGGCGACGCCGTCGCCGACGCGGTCGAGACCGGCGTCCGGGACGCGCTCACGACGGCCGACCTCCGACGCTCGGGCGAGGTGGCGATGGACCTCGACTCGTCGCTCGCGCCCGTCGAGGGCGCGGACTCGGAGTTCGCGGACGCGACGGTCATCGGCCAGTTCCGCGACCTCTACGTGCTGTGTGAGACCGACGACGGCCTGCTCGTGGTCGACCAGCACGCGGCCCACGAGCGGGTGAACTTCGAGCGCCTGCGGGCCGCGCTGGCCGACGAGGCGGTTCCCTCGGCCGAGGTCGACCCCGCTGCGACCGTCTCGCTCGACCCGGGTGCGGCCGCCGCGGTCGAGGGGAACGCCGACGCGCTCGCCGAACTGGGCTTCGCGTTCGACCGATTCGGCGGGACCACGTACCGCGTGACGGGGGCCCCCGCACCGCTCGGCCGCGTCGCCGACGCGGACGCGCTGGGCGAGACGGCCGCGTCGCTCGACGGCGGGGAGGCGGACCCGCGCGAGGCGGCGCTGGCGGACCTGGCGTGTCACCCGTCGCTGAAGGCCGGCGACGCGCTCGACCGGGAGACGGCGAGCAGGCTCGTGGAACGGCTCGGCGAGTGCGAGCAGCCCCACGCCTGCCCGCACGGCCGGCCGACGACCCTCACCGTCGGGGAGGCGACGCTGGCCGACGGGTTCGAGCGCCACGGGCGGCGGTAG
- a CDS encoding DUF7573 domain-containing protein: MTGDHSLDDFLGTEGSESTATDPQAESGDADEDEPNPSGDEPAPGTEPDSESTEPEPEPTEPAGDERGRDSHDVDPAEPTYDWSPDGGECAGCGGQVSTRWRQDGEYVCPDCKEW; this comes from the coding sequence GTGACGGGGGACCACTCGCTCGACGACTTTCTCGGGACCGAGGGGAGCGAGTCGACAGCGACCGACCCGCAGGCCGAGTCCGGCGACGCCGACGAGGACGAACCGAATCCCTCGGGGGACGAGCCCGCCCCCGGTACCGAACCGGATTCGGAATCGACCGAACCGGAGCCGGAACCGACCGAACCGGCCGGCGACGAACGGGGTCGGGACTCCCACGACGTCGACCCCGCCGAGCCGACCTACGACTGGTCGCCCGACGGGGGCGAGTGTGCCGGCTGCGGCGGGCAGGTCTCCACGCGCTGGCGGCAGGACGGCGAGTACGTCTGCCCCGACTGCAAGGAGTGGTAG
- a CDS encoding MBL fold metallo-hydrolase, which yields MRVTLLGTGDTTGTPTVGCDCDTCRAARERGVERSRFSVHVENGRTGESLLIDFSPDFRRQFLDSDAPLPDAGIVTHVHFDHLDGLGNAYRLFDDLPVYAADETDPATGESVADTIRSKYDYLDRVSVHDVTPLEPARVCGLDVTFVPVDHPPLVCYGLAVEDPETGAKLSLSGDTSYDVPAESRRVLADPDLLLADGIVPASLCEHHPLGGTDRGPDGVPRTFGTKHMTREGALALAADLGAAETRIVHVAHFYPADEAFAEPLAVDGEVYEL from the coding sequence ATGCGCGTCACCCTGCTCGGCACGGGCGATACGACCGGCACGCCCACCGTCGGGTGCGACTGCGACACCTGCCGAGCGGCCCGCGAGCGGGGCGTGGAGCGCTCGCGCTTCTCGGTCCACGTCGAGAACGGGCGCACCGGCGAGTCGCTCCTGATCGACTTCTCGCCCGACTTCCGCCGGCAGTTCCTCGATTCGGACGCGCCGCTTCCCGACGCGGGCATCGTCACGCACGTCCACTTCGACCACCTCGACGGCCTCGGGAACGCCTACCGCCTGTTCGACGACCTGCCGGTGTACGCCGCCGACGAGACAGACCCCGCGACGGGCGAGTCGGTCGCGGACACGATCCGCTCGAAGTACGACTACCTCGACCGCGTGTCGGTCCACGACGTGACGCCGCTCGAACCGGCCCGCGTCTGCGGACTGGACGTGACGTTCGTCCCGGTGGATCACCCGCCGCTGGTCTGTTACGGGCTGGCGGTCGAGGACCCCGAGACGGGCGCGAAGCTGTCGCTCTCGGGCGATACGAGCTACGACGTGCCGGCGGAGTCCCGCCGCGTGCTGGCCGACCCGGACCTGCTCCTGGCGGACGGCATCGTCCCCGCGAGCCTCTGTGAGCATCACCCGCTCGGGGGCACGGACCGGGGGCCCGACGGCGTCCCGCGGACGTTCGGCACCAAGCACATGACCAGGGAGGGGGCGCTTGCGCTGGCGGCCGATCTGGGTGCGGCGGAGACGCGGATCGTCCACGTCGCGCACTTCTACCCGGCCGACGAGGCGTTCGCGGAGCCGCTAGCGGTGGACGGTGAGGTGTACGAGTTGTAG
- a CDS encoding ATP-binding protein codes for MSDPAVDVVELLVTASRYTEDRGLDADDLPPRYRRVFWSDAPEDEAGPGGVDRPLHVTEPNATTATGVERPWEAISDLLFTQRTEFSGELELTQPDMATEWLLERVDDDRLLANPVLAKVAEEADAEFDVTHEEARAENRPIRADRVWIDALLDEYFDDDEDEDGDGMLDLVTVKAPEEIEMTLRDLVLTDDQEGEIRKLMKAIEHREYLARIGLREIGKLLFVGPPGTGKTTAARALAHELGLPFVEVKLSMVTSQYLGETAKNVEKTFEVAKRLAPCILFIDEFDSVAKTRRSDEHAALKRAVNTLLKSIDDISLVRDEVLLISATNHPDQLDAAAWRRFDEIVNFPKPDRQMRADILEIITRRMEIADFDSQEAAERTEGLTGSDLRMVLREAVLEALTEERMSITQADIMDAVEDFEERDNLKNMDMIEGEGAEVPEVAGDGGEASDDHDRSHDGHDHDHDGHDHSHDD; via the coding sequence ATGAGTGACCCGGCAGTGGACGTGGTCGAACTCCTCGTCACCGCCAGCCGATACACGGAGGACCGCGGCCTCGACGCCGACGACCTCCCGCCGCGCTACCGGCGCGTCTTCTGGAGCGACGCCCCCGAGGACGAGGCCGGCCCCGGCGGGGTCGACCGCCCGCTCCACGTGACCGAACCGAACGCGACGACAGCGACCGGGGTCGAACGACCCTGGGAGGCGATCTCCGACCTGCTGTTCACCCAGCGAACCGAGTTCTCCGGCGAACTCGAGCTTACCCAGCCCGACATGGCGACCGAGTGGCTGCTCGAACGGGTCGACGACGACCGACTCCTGGCGAACCCGGTGCTCGCGAAGGTCGCCGAGGAGGCCGACGCCGAGTTCGACGTCACCCACGAGGAGGCGCGCGCCGAGAACCGCCCGATCCGCGCGGACCGCGTCTGGATCGACGCGCTGCTCGACGAGTACTTCGACGACGACGAGGACGAGGACGGCGACGGCATGCTCGATCTCGTCACGGTGAAAGCGCCCGAGGAGATCGAGATGACCCTGCGGGACCTCGTGCTCACCGACGACCAGGAGGGCGAGATCCGGAAGCTGATGAAGGCGATCGAGCACCGCGAGTACCTCGCCCGGATCGGCCTGCGCGAGATCGGGAAGCTGCTGTTCGTCGGCCCGCCCGGCACCGGCAAGACGACCGCGGCCCGCGCGCTGGCCCACGAACTCGGCCTCCCGTTCGTCGAGGTGAAGCTCTCGATGGTGACGAGCCAGTACCTCGGCGAGACGGCGAAGAACGTCGAGAAGACGTTCGAGGTGGCGAAGCGACTCGCGCCGTGTATCCTCTTCATCGACGAGTTCGACTCGGTGGCGAAGACCCGTCGGAGCGACGAGCACGCGGCGCTCAAGCGCGCGGTCAACACCCTGCTCAAGAGCATCGACGACATCTCGCTGGTCCGCGACGAGGTGCTGCTCATCTCGGCGACGAACCACCCCGACCAGCTCGACGCGGCCGCCTGGCGGCGCTTCGACGAGATCGTCAACTTCCCGAAGCCGGACCGCCAGATGCGCGCCGACATCCTCGAGATCATCACCCGGCGGATGGAGATCGCGGACTTCGACTCCCAGGAGGCCGCGGAGCGGACCGAGGGCCTGACCGGCTCGGACCTCCGGATGGTGCTTCGGGAGGCGGTGCTCGAGGCGCTCACCGAGGAGCGCATGTCCATCACACAGGCGGACATCATGGACGCCGTCGAGGACTTCGAGGAGCGCGACAACCTGAAGAACATGGACATGATCGAGGGCGAGGGCGCGGAGGTGCCCGAGGTCGCCGGCGACGGCGGCGAGGCGTCGGACGACCACGACCGTTCCCACGACGGACACGATCACGACCACGACGGGCACGACCACTCGCACGACGACTGA